Within Deinococcus actinosclerus, the genomic segment CGGAACTGGGCGCGTTCGCCAAGAACGTCCAGACGAGCGAACTGCCGCTGTTCGTCGAGGCTGACGGCAGCACCCCCACCCTGCGCGCCACGCAGGACAACGGGGGCACCATCCCCTTCGCCACCGCGTCCGGCGCGAGCAACCCCCTCACCAAGAAGCTGATCGCCGCCGCGAAGAACGGCTGGCCCGTCGCGTTCAAGAGCATGTACCACAGCGCGGGCGTGCGCGTGTACGGCAACGGCACCATCGGCGACCGCGGCATCCAGGGTGACGCCACCGCGATCCCCACCTGGGGCTTCGACCTGAACGTCATCAACTACCGGTACGTCGACACCAGCAACAACTACATCGACGACAACGCCTAAAACTCGTGGACACCCTGACACTCACCGCGCGGGGCTGCAGCGTCACGCTGTTCGCCCCGCGCGACGTGCCGGGGGGCGTGGAGGCGTTCGCGTTCTACGCCACCGCGCCCCTCACGCGCGTCCGCACCCTCATCACCCCCGATAAACGAAGATTTCGCGCGCCTGCCGGTCTCCCCAGTGGCTTCCGGCTGGGCCGCGTATTTATGCCCCAGGAGGGCGAATGAACCTTTTGACCGTGCTCGCTGGTACCAGCAAAGACACCTTCACCATTCAGGAGGTCGTGTTCATGGCCGCGCCCCTGACCATCGCGGAGGTCGCGGAGTACAACGCCCTGCCCACCGTGACCGTCACGGTCGGTGGGGAGGCCCGCGAGCGGATCGCGGAGGACGCCCGCTGTGAGTTCTGGGCGGACAAGCTGCGCCGCCGCGTGAAGAACCACACGACCGACCCGGCCAGCATTACCGCCGAGTGGTTCATGGAGCACATGGAATCCAGCCGCCTGCCGCTGCTGGAGCACCTGCTGTTCTACGGTGAGCTGCCCAAGGCGGGTGAGAACACAAAAGCGCGCTGAGCGACCAGGAACTCTCGGACCAGATGTACGCCCTGATCGGCGTGACCGGGTACGACCTGCCCACCCTGGCCGCACTGACCATCCCGCAACTGCACTGGCTGATGCGGGGGCAGGGTCAGATCCTGTACCCCCGGCTGCGCCCGCAGCTGGACGCGAACTGGGCGCACATGGACAAGGACGGCGTGGCGAAGATCCTGCGGGGCCGCGCGGCGGAACCCCCGCCACCCACGAAGGAGGAACGGGACCGGGCCGAGGCGTACCGCATCGCCCACGCGTTCTACCTGCCCAGCACGCCCGCAGCGGGCACCGCTCTCGTCCCGAAGGCCGAGCCCATCGCGGGCCTGCCCGTGAGCACCGCGCGCGCCGTCATGGCGTTCGCGGAGGCCGGCGGCTTCCCCGAGAACGTCTGGGCGGATGACGTGGCGCCCCTGTGGCACCAGATTCAGGCAACGGCCGCACAGGGCACCCCGTAAGCTGGCAGCATGCCCCCCGAACTGGACGCCGAGACGAAAGCCCGCATTGAAGCGGAAGAGGCGTACCGTGCCCACGTGCGGGCTGAGCGTGCCGCCGGAGTCGAGGCCGCCCCACGGCGGCGCTCGGACCTGCCGCTCATCCTGGGTATCGCGTTCGCTGTTCTGATCGCCTCTGGCGTGATGTACCAGCTTGCGCCTCCTGGCATGTCCACCGTGCAACGACAGCAGTACAGCTTCGGGAACTTCGGAGCTGCCTGCCAGCGCCTCGTGCGCGAGCAGCTCAAAGCACCCACCACGGCAGTGTTCAGCAACTACTACACCGATCAGGACGAAGGCCGCGCCGGGGGAACGTTCCCAACCGGATTCCACTGGACTGGGAGTGTCAGCAGTCAGAACACGTTCGGCGGCATGGTTCGAGCGTCGTTTGCCTGCTCCACCCCAGCGGGGAGCGACGCTGTGCAGCTTGACGCCCTGAACTGAAACACCACACCACCCACAGCCCCCGCCCAGCGCGGGGGTTTCTCATTCCGCCCCGCGCGGGAGGTGAACCATGACCCAGAGTGACGCTCCCGACACCCCTGGCATCAGCCTCGGCAGCCTGACCGCCGACGTGGTGTTCAACCTCGACGAGGCGCAACTGAAACGCGCGCTCGACGCCGCCGAGGCCCGACTCGGCAAGAAGATCGAGATCCCCGTGCTCGTCGGCGGAAACGCCGTGCCCGCGCTGCGGGACCTGCGGGCCGAACTGGACCGCGTGAGCGGACAGACCACCAAGGTCAGCCGTGAGCAGGCCGCCGCTGCCCGCAGCCTGGAGCAGCAGTACCGCGCCGCCGGTCAGGCCCAGGTGCAGGCCGCGCGTGTCACGGCCGCCGAGAGTGCCGCCGCTGCCGCGAAGATCCGTGAGCAGTCGGCTGCTTACTCCCTGCAGACCCGCATGGCCGCCCAGGCCGCGCGGGATGAGCGCGTGCGCTCCCAGGCGACCATCACGGCCCTGGAGAACGAGCAGCGCAGCTACCGGAACCTGTGGCGGGCGCGGCAGATGAGCGACGACGAGACCATCGAGGCGCAGCGCCGCATCTACCAGCAGGCGCTCCTCCAGGCGCAGGCCGTGGACAAACAGAGCGACGCCTACCGCCGCCTCACGCAGGTCATGGCCAGCGCGCAGAACACGGTGAACAACGTCCAGGGCATCAACACGCCCGGTGGGTTCAGCGCGGGCATCACCCAGGGCATCCTCCAGGCGGTCGGGAACCTCGGGCCGTTCGGGCAGCTGCTCGAACAGGTGATCACCAGCGGCATGCAGGCCGCCGAGCAGGCCGCCCGCGAGGGCGCACGTGACGTGGCGCAGCAGGCCGGGGCGGGCCTGCAGGGTGGGCTCGCCGGGCAGCAGGGGCGCGTCCGGCAGGCCGCCGTGAACCTCGCGCACGAAGTGCAGGATGGCGCGGAGGACGCGCTGGACATTCACAGCCCCAGCCGCGTCATGCGCCGTATCGGTCAGTTCGCCGGGGACGGCCTGCGGGACGGGTTGCTCAGCAAACGCGCCGAGGTCGGTGCCGCCGCCAAGGCCCTCGCCAACGCCGCCGAGGTGAACGCCACGCCGAACATCCCCGTCGTGGCCACGCCCGTCAGCGGGGGCGCGCTGGGCGGCGCGGCCCTCCCGGCTGTCCTCCCCAGCGCGCAGGCGGGCCTCAGGGGTGTCGCCACGCAGGCCGCCCTGGCCACCGCTGCGCTGGGCGGCACGGCCCTGGCGGCCGGCGCCGTGAGCGTTGCCCTCGTGAACGGCACGCAGAAAGCCGCCGCGTACCAGCAGGGGCTCGCGGAGATCAGCACCCTGACGAACAAGATGCCGGGCGACCTCGACGACCTAGGCCGCAAGATGCTCAAGCTCAGCGTGGACACCCGCCGGTCCTTCGCGGACCTCAAGGCCGGGTACGAGGAAATCCTTGGTGCCAGCGTGCGCGGTACGGACAGCGAACCTGCCGCGCTGCAATTCCTGGAGCGCAGTGCGCAGCTGGCCCGCGTCACCCGAGAGGAAACCAAGGTCAGCGCCGACGCCCTGACCAGCATCCTGAACGCCTATGAATTGGACGCTACCAGCGCCGCACGCGTCACAGACATGCTGTGGGCCAGTATCAGCGCGGGCAAGGTGCGCCTCGGTGAGATCGCTGGGAGCCTGGGCGCCGTGGCCGGCCAGGCCAAGAGCCTGGGCGTCCCGCTGGAAGAACTGCTGGGTGCCATGGCACTGCTCACCACGCGCGGCATCCCCGCCAGCACGGCCCTGGAGTACATCCGCTCGGCTCTGAGCAACGTCCAGAAGCCCAGCGAGCAGGCCACCAAGACCGCCAAGGCCCTCGGCATCGAGTTCAACGCTACCGCCCTGAAATCCATGGGACTCGTGAAGTTCCTCGACCAGCTGGGCCGGGGCGTGGGTGACAACAGCCAGGCGCTCGCCACCCTGATCGGGGATGTGGGCGGCCTCCAGGCCGTGATTGGCCTCCTGAACGGCGGGCTGAGCGACACGGGGGGCATCCTCAGCAAAGTCACGAACAGTACCGGCGAACTGGACCGCGCCACCGCCAAACTGAAGGGCACCGCGCAGGACAGCGTGGGGGAGTTCAACGCCGCGTGGGACCGCACGCAGATCCTGTTCAACGGCACCCTTCTGAGCAGCTTCACCACGTTCCTGGAGAAGGGCGTGAATCCCCTGCTGATCAAGCTGGGCGACCTGAAAGAGGCCATGAACAACGCCGCCACCCCGGCGGAACTGCACGCCACGCTCCAGATCACGGCGAAGGACGACGGCACCACCGCCATCCTGAAGTTCCTGCTGGGCGCGGGACAGCAGATCGAGAAGGGCTTCAACCCGGCCAACAACCCGGCTCTGCGCGCCGCTGCCTTCATCGTGGCTCGCACCGGCCTGGGACGGGGGGCGGGAGAGGCCGCCCCGACCAACCAGGCGGACCTGACCCTGAAGCGGATTCAGCCGCAGGTGGGCGAGGGGCCGCTCCTGCCGGGGCAGCAGCGCGCGGTGCAGCAAGCCACGGACGGGATTGTCCAGGCGCTGGGTATGGCCGGGAAGCGCATCCTGAACGAGTTCGGCGTGAGCGGGAAGGACTACCACCACGACGGCGCCGTGCGGGCCGACGCGACCCACAACGGCATCGACTTCGGCGCGCCGCGCGGCACGCCGATCCTCGCGCCGTTCGCTGGGCAGATCAGCACCCGGCAGGACGCGCGGAACGGCAAGGTGTTCGAACTCGTGGACGCCCTCGGGAACAAACTGGTGGGCATCCACCTCGACCAGTTCGACGCGGGCGTGCAGGAAGCCCTGCGTAAAGGCGGCGGGAAGGCCCTGATCCTCAGGGGGCAGCAGATCGGCACCGTGGGTAACACCGGCACGACTGCCGGCAGCGCGCCACACCTCCACCTCATGGGCTACCGCGCGGGCAGCACGACGCCCGTGGACGCCCGGACCATCGGGTACGCGGGGCTCGACGGCAGTGTCCGCCCTGCCAGCACGAACACCACCCCGACCGCCACCGCGTTCGTGAAGAAAACCGATCAGGCGCTGATCGCCGAGGCGCGGCGCATCCTCGACCGCATCGAGGCCGCCACGAAAGCCGGGGACGTGACCGGCAAGGTCAAGGCCGAGGCCGTGCTGAAGGCGTTCACGGACAGCGGCCCGCGCGCGGCGGCGGCGCTGGAGATCGTGCGCAGCGAGGCGAAGGCTACCCGGAAGGAGGTCAGTCAGTACGGGCAGACGTTCGACAAGCTCAAGGGACAGCTCGACCTCGCGGGATCCACGTTCAAGCTCTCGGACGACGCGCAGGGGTACGTGCGGAGCCTCGACGCCATCAGCAAGGCCGCCCAGGCCGCCGCCAGCAGCGAGAAGGCGAAGAACGGGGAGACCGCGAAGTACCGCGCGCTGCTCGATCTCGCCGGGGACGCCGCCGGGAAGGCCCGCCAACAGCGGGAGGGGGATGACCGGGCCGCCCAGCAGGCCAGTGACAAGGCCAAGGCCCGAGCGAAGGAACAGGCGCAGCTGCGCGCCCGGTATGCCGCGCAGGCCCGCGACCTGGAGGTCAGTGAGCAGCAGGCCACCCTCGCCCGGGTCCGGACCCTGAACAGCGCCGAGCTGGACGCCTTCAAGGGCACGCAGGCCCAGCGGGTCGCGCTGATCAAACGGCAGGCGGCTGACGAGGCCAATGCCCGTGAGCAGGTCGCGCGCGCCGTGCGAGACAAGGCGGTGCGCGAGGCTCAGAACGCGGGCGGTCCCAACATGGCCACCACCATTACACAGGCCCGGCAGGCGTACACGGACGAGGTGCAGGCGGCGCGACTCGCGCAGCAGGCCGCGAACCGTGCCGCGCTCGCCGGGGAAGCCCAGGCCGTGCGTCAAGTGCGGGACGCGTACGGCGAACTGGCCACCGGCCTGCGCGAGAAGATCCGCGCGGGACAGGTGGACGAGGAGACCCTGGCCGCGTACCGCAAGCGGGTGGATGAACTGGCCACCTCGGCGCGCGCGGCGGGCGTGGCGGGCAGCCGCTTCGTGACCGGCGCGCAGGCCAGCGCCGAGGCCGTGTACCAGCTCGCCATCGACGCGCAGATCGCCAGCGGCGCGTACGACAACGTGGGCGACAGCTACGACCGGGCCACCCGCGCCGGGCAGGGGTACACCGTGACCCTGGAGCGGGCCCTGGATCTCCTGCCGGACGGGGAGGCCGCCACGGACGCGTACGTGCGCGCCCTGGAGGATCTCGCTACTCAGGGGAAGGTCAGTGCCGACACCCTGAACGCCGTGCGGCAGGCCATCGCGGACCGCACGGTCATCTGGCAGCTGGAGGCCGAGCAGATCGCCCGCGTCACCACCGAGGGCCTGGGCGCCGCCGACGCCCTGGCACAGGTCGGGGATACCGAGGGGGCCATCAACACGCTGTACGGCACGCTCGACGACCTGTACACCCGCCTGGAGAACGGGGAGGACGTGGCCGCCGCCATCGGGCAGGTCGTGGACCGGCTGAACGATCTGGGCAGCGCCCTGGATCTCGACACCGAGTTCGGGACGTTCGTGGCGGGCCTGGGCGGGATGATCGACGATCAGATCGCGCAGGTGGTGGACAAGATCGCCGATCCGGCCACGGGCGCCAAGCTCGCCGCGAAACTGAAGGTGTTCCTGGCGGACCTGCGCGGCCAGCTCCCGAAATACGCCGATCCGTACGCGGCCGGCCTGATCCCCGGGGGCAACGGGTTCGCGCCCCAGGTGCAGGACGGTGCGGACCTCGCCACCATCACCCGCGCCCGGGATCTGGGCACGCTGATCGCTGAGACCACCGACCCGGCCGCGCTCCAGGGCGTGATCGCAGAGGTGACCGACCTGCTCGCCAGCGAGGCAGGCAAGAAGCTCAGCGACGGCACCCGTCAGGGCCTGGAGGACGGCGTGAAGGACGCGCAGACCTACCTGGGCATCCTGAGCGACCTGACCGAGGAGGCGGTTGTGGATGGCTGGGAACGCGGCACGCGCGGCGCCCTGGCCAACCCCACCCCCACGAACGAGTTCACCGCCTGGGCCCAGAAGATCTTCGACCTGGGCGCGGCGGGCCTGAACGATCCCACCACCTTCGACGGGCTCACCCAGAGCCTCGACGAGGCGCGCTCGAGCGGCGAGCTGACCATCGCGGACCTGCAGAACCTGCTGGCCCTGATCGAGCAGCTCAAGAGCGCGAGCGACAACGTGGACCTCGGGCCCATCGGGCGCATGAAGGGCAACTACGACGGCCTGCTCACGCGGGGTGTCGGCATCGAGCAGGCCAGGGCGGCGGGGGAACTCGACACCGTGGACGCCACTACACAGCTGCGCGGACTGGCGAAGGAGGCCGAGCGGTACGCCGCAGCGGCTCAGGCCGCCGGGGATACCGAACTGGCGGGGCAGTTCCGCCAGATCGCTCGGGGCGCACGCGAGGCGGCCGGGGCCATCGGGAAGCTCATGGACGCGCAGGAGTACCTCGACTGGGGTGGTCAGGTCGCGGGCTCGCTCGGACAGGTCGCAGGCGCGCTGGGAGAGGTGGAACAGGCGTACGACGGGGTGACCGGTGAGAAGCTGTCCACACCCTGGAAGGACCTCGCGGCGAACCTCGACGGGGCGCAGAACGCCGCGAAGAAGCTGGGCAGCATGATCACCGACGTCATGCGGATCATGCAGAACCCGGCGGACATCGGCGCGTGGGTCAGCCTCATCACGAACGTGGTCAGCTCCATCGCCGACGCCATCAGTGGATTCAAGAAGGCGCAGGCGGAGGTCACCCGCCTCAAACAGGAGTTCGCGCAGGACAACCCCCTGCTCAACCCTGGCGACTACCAGAAGGCGTACACCCGCAGCCGCGGCTTCCTGGCCGACGTGTTCGGTGGTGGGCCCGAGGTGGTCAACGAGATCGACAAGATCGGCGTGATGTTCGCCAAGACCTTGCAGGACGCGCTGATCGGCGGCATCAAGACCGGGATGGTGGAGGCCATCAAACAGAACGACTTCAGCCTGTTCAAGAGCACCCTGCGCGAGAACACGTTCGACGGCCTGCTGGCCGGCATGGTAGACGCCTTCCTGAAAGACGAGATCCTGAAGAGCATCCTCGCCCCGGCCATCAAGGCCTGGAGTGACGCCCTGAAGACGCCGGACACGGCGGACGACGCGGCGGCCCTCGCGGGGATCGACGCGGCGATCAGTCAGGTGGACCAGCGGGCCGAGCGGTTCTACACGGACGTCGCGCCGAAGTTCATGGACCTGCAGCAGCGCTGGGGTATCGACCCGGCCCAGTCGGGCGGCGGGACCAGCGAGGGCCGCCCGGTGTTCGGGAACGCCCCGGACGTGCAGTACGGCGCCCCGCCCCGCGTGCTGTTCCCGCCCGAGGCGCTGCTGGGCTTCACGGCGTTCGGGCAGGCTGTGCCGGAGTGGCGGGCCGGGGTGGCCGAGTGGCGGCAGATCAACGCGGAGTTCCGGCAAACGGTCGCGGACCTCAGCCGCTCACGCCCCGGCGGGCTGCAACCCCTGTCCGGCGGCACCCTCTAGGAGGTGAATCATGGATGACCTGACCTACCGGCTGCTCGCGTACCCCGTTACGGGCGGCGAGCCCCGCGTGATCCCCGCGCGGGAGACGTACATCAGCGCGGATGGCGGGAACGGCCTGCGCCTCCAACTCGCCCGGGGCGACTGCCGGGAGGCCACATGGACGGCGGTGGGCCGCGACCTCGCCCTGCCGCCCCTGACGCCCACGCAGGTGCAGGTGCGCGTGAACGGCGTCTGGACGGCCGTGTGGTTCGGTGAGGTGCGGATCGGCGGGAACGCCCGCGACGTGGACGGCGAGAGCTACACCCTGCGCGGCATGAGCCGCACCTTCGACGAGGTAGTCCTCAGCGACGGGTTCGCGCAGCCCGCCCAGGCGGCCCACCTGACCCTGCGGGCCGCGTTCCAGGACGTGATCAGCAGCGGGCAGTGGGGCACGCCCAGCCTCGTGCTGTTCGACGAGGCGCGCGTCAGCGACCTGGGCTTCGACTTCCCGGAGGTGAAGGACGGCGCACAGCAGACCCTCGCCGGGCTGATCGAGGCGGTGCAGGCCGCCGGGACACGCGAGAACGTGGACGTGTGGGTGGGCGTGCGGCCGGACCAGTACGCGTTCGCGCGGCCCGCCGCGCAGACCGTGCGGAACATCACGGGTGAGATCAGTGCCCGGCCGCAGTGGCGCAGTCCGGTGGCCGAGACGCCGTACACCGCTGTGCTCTGGTATCTGGGGAAGCGTGCCAACGGGCGTCCCCTGACGTACCTGAGCCGTAGCGACAGCGCCCGCGTGTACCGCACCCGCATCAAGCGCCTCACGCCCGGCCCGGACCTCACGTACTGGCAGGCGGCACCCGGCACGTGGACGTGGGTGACCTACGACGGGGCCGGGCGGTACGTGCCCCTGAACCCACAGCCGCCCCTGGCCGCCTTCGGTGTGCTGCGGGATGGGAAGGCCGGCACGGAGGACGGCGGCCTCGGCATGACCCAGGACGGGACCCGCCTGGGCCTGCTGTTCGAGACGCCCTACCCCTTCCAGCGGATCACGTACACCGGCCGGGCCTACAGTGGCACCCCCGGCAGCCTGGGCAGCGACGTGGCCACGCTGGTCGCTGTGCCGGACGAGACAGGGTACGTGGTCGCGCCTCTCGCTGAACACGGCGCCGGATGGGCCGCAGGCAGCATCACGCTCGACGCGCCCGCCACCCGCGTCCTGTTCACCAACCGCGCCAGCCTGGGCGACGCCACCCAGACCACGCTGATCCTCACCGAGTTCCGCGCGGACCTGATCGACCCGCGCGACCTCGACAGCGCTGCCCAGTACCACTACGCGCCGCCCGCGCGGGAACCCGCCGAGCTCGAAACGCAGGTGTTCGTGCCGCCGGATGATCTACCGGGACGCGTGCGCCTCGACGATCCGGACTTCGGCCCGGCGTACGAGCGGGGGCTGGACGCCGTGGAGTATCGCATCACCGACAACCTGTACACCGCGTACCTGACCGAGCAGGCTGACGACCCCAGCAAGCTCGCGCAGGCCGCCCTCATCAAGAAACGGGACGACGCCGCCGTGATCACGGCCGTGACCGCATAGGAGGTGCCATGCCCACACCTGCCGTAGACCCCACCTGGGCGACCGGCCCTGACCTGAGCCCCGCCAGCTGGCGGGACGTGAACTTCGAACTGCGGGACACTAGTGAGAACTTCCTGGTGGCCCTGCCGCCCACCGTGGGGTTCCGCGAGGCGCTGGGCACGCCCGACCCGTACACCTGGGACCACCCGCCGCTCACGGACCGCTGGTTTCCGCGTGGGGACGGCGTCCCCCGCATTCGCCCGATCATGACCCTCACCGGCAGCTGGACGTATCAGGATGACGAGGAGGCGCTGATTCACACGGCCGCCATCGAGGACGCCATGCCGTACGCACGGAGCGTGTGGTGGCGTGGGCAGTTCCTGATGCTGCTGGACGCCACGCGGCCCGGCAACACCCTGATCACGTCCGGCACGCGCCTGCGCGAGACGACGTTCAACGTGTCCCTGAACACGGTGGAGCGCGTGACACGCAGTAGCCTCCTCGCCATCTATCCGCTGCGCAAGCTCCGCATCGAGGAGATCGGCGGGGGCACCGCCACCCTGACGCCCCTGAAGGGCGTGAGCACACAGCGGGGGCAGTTCCTGCTCGTGACCGACGACGGCACGGCCTTCGCATTCGACACTCTGGAGGCCACCTATGGCTGAAGCCGTACTCACCAACACCAACGCGAACTTCCAGGCGTTCCAGCAGGCCACGACGTACGCGCAGCAGCGCGCGCAGGCCGCCGAGAACGCCCGCGCGGCCATCGTGGCCTTGATTCCGGACGCGCAGGCAGCCGCGAACGCCAAGGCGGACGCTCTGGTCGCCGCCGGAGCGAAGGCGGACGCCCTGGTCGCCGCTGGGGCCAAGAGCAACGCCGTGGCCGCCGCCGCCCTCCTACCGGACCTGCGGGCCGCGCGGCTCGCCGCGATCGCGACTGCTGGACTCATCGCGTATGAGGGGGGGATCACACCACCATCCCGGCCGGTGCCGGGGTGTACCGCCTCATGACCGGCGCAGAGGCCGGGCAGGTCTGGGAGCGCGTGGCGGGTGGTGGCGTGCTGCGCCGCCCGGAACTGGAGGCCGCCGCCGCCACGGACGTGCAGGAGGCCCGCGACCTGGCGCAGCAGGCGGACGGCCGGGCAGCGGGTGCGCAGACCCTCGCGGAGCAGGCCGATACCAAGGCCGAGAGAGCCTCGAATGCCCTGGGAAACCTGCATCTGTCTACCTTGAATACCCGCTCGCAGGCAGATGGACCGCAATTCGTGGACGGCAACCGCTGGGTGTGGCAGCCGGGTGGTACTCCGAACGGGGGCACGGTAGTTTCTGCCGCTGATGGCGGCATGTGGATGCGCGAGGTGAGCGGAGCTCTGACGCCAGAGATGTTCGGCGCGGCCGGGGATGGCGTCACGGACGACACGGCCGCCATCATCGCGGTTATGGCTGCCAGCACAAATCAGGTGGTCGAGTACCGCCGTCCGTACCTGATCAAACCTACCAGTACCATCAACGTCCCGGCGAGTAGTACACACCGCATGAGTGGCGCCGGCCGACTCATCCTGGGGGCCAACACGCAGTTGGGGACGGATGCCATGACCCTCCGGTATGTGCTGACCATTCTCACTGATGACGTGCATCTCGAAAACTGGGTCATGGACGGCCAGCGCACACTTCAGACACATCGCCTTGCCGGTATCGTCGCGTACAACGCGCGCCGCCCCAGACTCGTCCGCCCACGCCTCTACGCCTGGACAGGCTTCGGCTACCTGCTTCAAAACT encodes:
- a CDS encoding phage tail tape measure protein, which gives rise to MTQSDAPDTPGISLGSLTADVVFNLDEAQLKRALDAAEARLGKKIEIPVLVGGNAVPALRDLRAELDRVSGQTTKVSREQAAAARSLEQQYRAAGQAQVQAARVTAAESAAAAAKIREQSAAYSLQTRMAAQAARDERVRSQATITALENEQRSYRNLWRARQMSDDETIEAQRRIYQQALLQAQAVDKQSDAYRRLTQVMASAQNTVNNVQGINTPGGFSAGITQGILQAVGNLGPFGQLLEQVITSGMQAAEQAAREGARDVAQQAGAGLQGGLAGQQGRVRQAAVNLAHEVQDGAEDALDIHSPSRVMRRIGQFAGDGLRDGLLSKRAEVGAAAKALANAAEVNATPNIPVVATPVSGGALGGAALPAVLPSAQAGLRGVATQAALATAALGGTALAAGAVSVALVNGTQKAAAYQQGLAEISTLTNKMPGDLDDLGRKMLKLSVDTRRSFADLKAGYEEILGASVRGTDSEPAALQFLERSAQLARVTREETKVSADALTSILNAYELDATSAARVTDMLWASISAGKVRLGEIAGSLGAVAGQAKSLGVPLEELLGAMALLTTRGIPASTALEYIRSALSNVQKPSEQATKTAKALGIEFNATALKSMGLVKFLDQLGRGVGDNSQALATLIGDVGGLQAVIGLLNGGLSDTGGILSKVTNSTGELDRATAKLKGTAQDSVGEFNAAWDRTQILFNGTLLSSFTTFLEKGVNPLLIKLGDLKEAMNNAATPAELHATLQITAKDDGTTAILKFLLGAGQQIEKGFNPANNPALRAAAFIVARTGLGRGAGEAAPTNQADLTLKRIQPQVGEGPLLPGQQRAVQQATDGIVQALGMAGKRILNEFGVSGKDYHHDGAVRADATHNGIDFGAPRGTPILAPFAGQISTRQDARNGKVFELVDALGNKLVGIHLDQFDAGVQEALRKGGGKALILRGQQIGTVGNTGTTAGSAPHLHLMGYRAGSTTPVDARTIGYAGLDGSVRPASTNTTPTATAFVKKTDQALIAEARRILDRIEAATKAGDVTGKVKAEAVLKAFTDSGPRAAAALEIVRSEAKATRKEVSQYGQTFDKLKGQLDLAGSTFKLSDDAQGYVRSLDAISKAAQAAASSEKAKNGETAKYRALLDLAGDAAGKARQQREGDDRAAQQASDKAKARAKEQAQLRARYAAQARDLEVSEQQATLARVRTLNSAELDAFKGTQAQRVALIKRQAADEANAREQVARAVRDKAVREAQNAGGPNMATTITQARQAYTDEVQAARLAQQAANRAALAGEAQAVRQVRDAYGELATGLREKIRAGQVDEETLAAYRKRVDELATSARAAGVAGSRFVTGAQASAEAVYQLAIDAQIASGAYDNVGDSYDRATRAGQGYTVTLERALDLLPDGEAATDAYVRALEDLATQGKVSADTLNAVRQAIADRTVIWQLEAEQIARVTTEGLGAADALAQVGDTEGAINTLYGTLDDLYTRLENGEDVAAAIGQVVDRLNDLGSALDLDTEFGTFVAGLGGMIDDQIAQVVDKIADPATGAKLAAKLKVFLADLRGQLPKYADPYAAGLIPGGNGFAPQVQDGADLATITRARDLGTLIAETTDPAALQGVIAEVTDLLASEAGKKLSDGTRQGLEDGVKDAQTYLGILSDLTEEAVVDGWERGTRGALANPTPTNEFTAWAQKIFDLGAAGLNDPTTFDGLTQSLDEARSSGELTIADLQNLLALIEQLKSASDNVDLGPIGRMKGNYDGLLTRGVGIEQARAAGELDTVDATTQLRGLAKEAERYAAAAQAAGDTELAGQFRQIARGAREAAGAIGKLMDAQEYLDWGGQVAGSLGQVAGALGEVEQAYDGVTGEKLSTPWKDLAANLDGAQNAAKKLGSMITDVMRIMQNPADIGAWVSLITNVVSSIADAISGFKKAQAEVTRLKQEFAQDNPLLNPGDYQKAYTRSRGFLADVFGGGPEVVNEIDKIGVMFAKTLQDALIGGIKTGMVEAIKQNDFSLFKSTLRENTFDGLLAGMVDAFLKDEILKSILAPAIKAWSDALKTPDTADDAAALAGIDAAISQVDQRAERFYTDVAPKFMDLQQRWGIDPAQSGGGTSEGRPVFGNAPDVQYGAPPRVLFPPEALLGFTAFGQAVPEWRAGVAEWRQINAEFRQTVADLSRSRPGGLQPLSGGTL